AAAGCTTTTAAAAATCAATATAAAAATTTTAGAAACAACAACCAAAAAAATAAAGAAATTATACACCTATAAAAAGAGCAGCTATGCTGCAATAAGGATCATTTTTAAAAAGAGACAAGGATCAATTTTAAGAATAGGAGCTATGATGCAATAAGAATAGAGATAAAGATGAATTTAAAAGGAGCAGCTATGCTGTAATACGGAACTAGTCTGCAATTCGGATCAATCTTAAAAGGAGCAGCTATGCTGCAACATAAGAACTTATATTAGCAATTTACGACTTGTTATTTATTTTTCAATGTTCCTTATGATTTTTAGCAGCAAATGTGAGGAGTATATATGATTAAAATTAAAATATGTGGAATAACTAATGAAACAGAAATAGAATATTTAAATATTTTAAAACCAGATTATGTAGGTTTTTTATTTACAAAGAGTAAGAGACAAATTGATGTAAATAAGGCCAAAATATTAATTAATTTATTAAATAAAGATATTAAAACAGTTGGAGTATTTAAAGATAATCCAATTGATGAGATTTTAAAAGTTATTAAAGAGATAAATCTCAATGCTATTCAACTTCATGGAGAAGAAAATGAAAATTATATAAGCAGCCTAAAAGGTAGCTTGAATAAACAAATTGAAATCTGGAAAGCATTATCAATAAATAATATAGAAGAAATTGAAAATTACAATTTAAAAAATAATAATAGAGAAGATAAATTAGTTGATAATTTTCTTATTGATGGTTCTAATCCAGGAAGCGGGGAAACATTTTCTTTAGAAAAAATTAAAAATTACTTTGGAAAACAATCCTTGAAAAATACTAATAACAAAAAGAATAATTTCATTTTAGCAGGAGGATTATCTCCGGAAAATATAGTCGAAAGAATTGAAAAAGCTAATCCTATTGGTATAGATGTTTCCTCTGGAGTTGAGATTGTAGATGATAATGAAAAACAAACGAAATCTTTTGATAAAATGAAAGATCTTATTGAAAAGGTCAGAGCTTTAAATGATTAAGGATGATAAACTTCAATTATCAATATTCAATGTCAAATGATCAATTAAGTTGATTTTAAATGGAGATATTTAAGTTTTGAATAACTATTTTTACAAAATATATTAATTAAATCAATTATTAAATATGGATTGTACATGACTAAAATATGAAAGGTAGGTATGACAATGGAAGGAAGATTTAATGAGTTTGGTGGACAATATGTTCCTGAAACTGTAATGAATGCTCTTATTGAACTTGAAGATGCTTATAATAAGGTAAAAGATGATAAAGAATTTATGGACGAGTATATGTATTATTTAAAATATTATACTGGAAGACCTAGTCCTTTATACTATGCTGAAAATATGACTAAAGATTTAAATGGTGCGAAAATTTATTTAAAAAGGGAAGATTTAAATCATACAGGAGCTCACAAAATAAACAATGCTTTAGGACAAGTGCTTTTAGCTAAAAGAATGGGGAAAAAGAAAGTTATCGCAGAAACTGGTGCTGGTCAGCATGGAGTTGCTACAGCTACAGTTGCAGCAAAATTTGGAATGGAATGCAAAGTCTTTATGGGAGAGGAAGATATAAAGAGGCAGGCAATTAATGTTAAAAAAATGGAGCTTTTAGGAACAGAAGTGGTTCCAGTATTAAATGGTGCTAGAACCTTAAATGATGCAGTAACTGAAGCCATAAGGTATTGGGCTTCCAATGTTGAAGACACCTTTTATATTATAGGTTCAGCCTTAGGACCACATCCATATCCTACAATGGTTAGAAATTTTCAAAGGGTTATAGGAGATGAAGCTAGAAAGCAAATTTTAGAACTGGAAGGAAAACTTCCAGATTATATC
The window above is part of the Clostridium saccharoperbutylacetonicum N1-4(HMT) genome. Proteins encoded here:
- a CDS encoding phosphoribosylanthranilate isomerase; protein product: MIKIKICGITNETEIEYLNILKPDYVGFLFTKSKRQIDVNKAKILINLLNKDIKTVGVFKDNPIDEILKVIKEINLNAIQLHGEENENYISSLKGSLNKQIEIWKALSINNIEEIENYNLKNNNREDKLVDNFLIDGSNPGSGETFSLEKIKNYFGKQSLKNTNNKKNNFILAGGLSPENIVERIEKANPIGIDVSSGVEIVDDNEKQTKSFDKMKDLIEKVRALND
- the trpB gene encoding tryptophan synthase subunit beta, which translates into the protein MEGRFNEFGGQYVPETVMNALIELEDAYNKVKDDKEFMDEYMYYLKYYTGRPSPLYYAENMTKDLNGAKIYLKREDLNHTGAHKINNALGQVLLAKRMGKKKVIAETGAGQHGVATATVAAKFGMECKVFMGEEDIKRQAINVKKMELLGTEVVPVLNGARTLNDAVTEAIRYWASNVEDTFYIIGSALGPHPYPTMVRNFQRVIGDEARKQILELEGKLPDYILAPVGGGSNAIGIFYPFINDKEVTLIGVEGAGKGLETDKHAATMSKREKGIIHGMLSYVLQDNDGGILEAYSISAGLDYPGVGPEHAYLCETNQATYVSVTDDEAVRDGFMYLTKIEGIVPALESAHAIAYAKKFAPTLSKDKIMIINLSGRGDKDMDAVLSYLGEE